In a single window of the Paenibacillus sp. MMS20-IR301 genome:
- a CDS encoding FGGY-family carbohydrate kinase, which yields MDQNIKQAILNGETSLGIEFGSTRIKAILIDQRFETIATGSYEWENLLLDGYWTYHLTDILKGLQTAYQEMKQEVERKYELKLTKVGSIGFSAMMHGYMAFDSKGELLVPFRTWRNATTGAAAKELTDKFQFNIPERWSIAHLYQAILNGEEHVPGIDYVTTLSGYIHWLLTGSKAIGIGDASGMFPIDERTQDYHAAMAGQFDELNAAKGYPWKLNDILPKIYHAGEQAGVLTEAGARLLDASGELQAGIPLCPPEGDAGTGMVATNSVRKRTGNISVGTSVFAMIVLEKDLSTVYPEIDMVTTPDGSPVGMVHANNCSSDINAWVGLFREFAEAMGIKADSGQLFSVLFNKALEADADGGGLLSYGYFSGENITGIEKGRPLFVRSPESRFNLANFMRTHLFSAFGALKIGMDILTKKENVSIDSILAHGGLFKTPVVGQKIVAASMNVPISVMATAGEGGAWGMAILAAYMQNKEQQERLDDFLDHKVFKDVEGQVIHPDAADVAGFERFMQRYTEGLAIEQAAVDHLVENGRN from the coding sequence ATGGATCAGAACATCAAGCAGGCGATACTTAATGGAGAAACTTCACTGGGTATCGAATTTGGGTCCACACGTATTAAGGCAATATTGATTGATCAGCGTTTCGAGACGATCGCTACCGGAAGTTATGAGTGGGAGAACCTGCTTCTGGACGGGTACTGGACGTATCATCTGACAGACATCCTTAAGGGTCTGCAGACCGCATATCAGGAAATGAAGCAGGAAGTTGAGCGGAAGTATGAGCTTAAGCTGACTAAGGTTGGTTCGATCGGCTTCTCGGCTATGATGCACGGGTATATGGCTTTTGACAGCAAGGGTGAGCTGCTGGTTCCGTTCCGGACCTGGCGTAATGCAACAACCGGTGCTGCGGCAAAAGAATTGACGGATAAATTCCAGTTCAACATTCCTGAACGGTGGAGCATTGCCCACCTGTACCAGGCAATCCTGAACGGAGAAGAGCATGTGCCAGGCATTGATTACGTAACGACGCTGTCCGGGTACATCCACTGGCTGCTGACCGGCAGCAAGGCGATCGGAATAGGCGATGCCTCGGGGATGTTCCCGATTGATGAGCGTACGCAGGATTACCATGCAGCGATGGCCGGGCAATTCGATGAACTGAATGCAGCCAAGGGCTATCCTTGGAAGCTGAATGATATTCTGCCTAAGATTTATCATGCAGGCGAGCAGGCAGGGGTACTGACCGAAGCCGGTGCAAGACTGCTGGATGCGTCAGGTGAGCTGCAGGCAGGCATTCCGCTTTGTCCTCCGGAGGGTGATGCCGGAACAGGGATGGTCGCTACGAACAGTGTCCGCAAACGGACCGGTAATATCTCGGTCGGCACTTCAGTGTTCGCCATGATCGTCCTGGAGAAGGATCTCAGCACGGTATATCCGGAGATTGATATGGTAACGACTCCGGATGGCAGTCCGGTAGGAATGGTCCATGCCAATAACTGCTCCAGTGATATTAATGCGTGGGTGGGCCTCTTCCGTGAGTTTGCAGAGGCGATGGGCATCAAGGCCGATTCCGGCCAGCTGTTCAGCGTACTGTTCAACAAGGCGCTGGAAGCAGATGCCGACGGCGGTGGTCTGCTCAGCTACGGCTACTTCTCCGGGGAGAATATTACCGGTATTGAGAAAGGCCGTCCGCTCTTCGTCCGTTCACCGGAGAGCCGTTTCAATCTGGCTAACTTCATGCGGACTCATCTGTTCAGCGCCTTCGGTGCGCTGAAGATTGGAATGGACATCCTGACGAAGAAGGAGAATGTCTCCATTGACAGCATTCTGGCGCACGGCGGGTTGTTCAAGACTCCTGTGGTCGGCCAGAAAATTGTGGCGGCATCCATGAATGTGCCAATCTCTGTAATGGCAACAGCCGGCGAAGGCGGCGCATGGGGCATGGCGATTCTTGCTGCCTACATGCAGAACAAAGAGCAGCAGGAGCGTCTCGACGACTTCCTGGATCACAAGGTATTCAAGGATGTGGAAGGACAAGTAATCCATCCGGATGCGGCCGATGTTGCCGGATTTGAGCGGTTCATGCAGCGGTATACGGAAGGTCTGGCGATTGAGCAGGCTGCGGTAGATCATCTGGTAGAGAACGGGAGGAATTAA
- a CDS encoding L-ribulose-5-phosphate 4-epimerase: MLEQLKEEVFEANLDLPKHGLVKYTWGNVSAVDRASGLFVIKPSGVSYDKMKPSDMVVVDFDGNVVEGEMRPSSDTPTHAVLYKHYSEIGGIVHTHSTWATIWAQAGLDVPVMGTTHADTFYGAVPCTRFLTQEEIDRGYEAETGHVIIETFEQRGIDIMAVPGVLLKGHAPFTWGKDAHAAVMNSVVLEEVSKMNLFARELNHFAEELPQRILDKHYLRKHGAGAYYGQK, encoded by the coding sequence ATGTTAGAGCAACTGAAAGAAGAGGTATTCGAGGCGAATCTGGATCTGCCTAAGCATGGGCTCGTGAAATATACCTGGGGCAATGTGAGTGCGGTTGACCGTGCAAGCGGCCTGTTCGTAATCAAGCCGAGCGGCGTCAGCTATGACAAGATGAAGCCGAGCGATATGGTCGTTGTCGATTTTGACGGCAATGTGGTTGAAGGAGAGATGAGACCATCCTCCGATACACCGACTCACGCTGTACTGTATAAGCATTATTCCGAGATCGGCGGGATTGTGCACACCCATTCGACCTGGGCAACCATCTGGGCGCAGGCCGGGCTGGATGTTCCGGTAATGGGCACAACGCATGCCGACACCTTCTATGGCGCGGTACCTTGTACCCGGTTCCTGACACAAGAGGAGATTGACCGTGGTTATGAAGCTGAGACCGGGCATGTAATTATTGAGACCTTCGAGCAGCGCGGAATTGATATTATGGCGGTTCCCGGTGTTCTGCTGAAGGGCCATGCGCCGTTCACCTGGGGCAAGGATGCCCATGCTGCAGTCATGAACAGTGTTGTGCTGGAGGAAGTGTCCAAGATGAACCTGTTTGCCCGTGAGCTGAACCATTTCGCGGAAGAGCTGCCGCAGCGGATTCTCGATAAGCACTATCTGCGCAAGCATGGTGCAGGCGCGTATTACGGCCAGAAATAA
- the araA gene encoding L-arabinose isomerase: MSTVSAKQFWFVVGSQHLYGEEALGEVKAHAQEMTDALNNSGVLPYPIVLQDLAVSADKITSIMKEVNYRDEVAGVITWMHTFSPAKMWIRGTKLLQKPLLHLATQYNESIPWATLDMDFMNLNQAAHGDREYGFINARLKKQNKVVVGYWERAEVQKQIAEWMDVAVAYNESFNIKVARFGDNMRNVGVTEGDKVEAQIQFGWTVDYFGIGDLVAYVNEVTEEETAALFAEYAEQYDFDYGSYDKEAWEASVKVQASYEIALKRFLDNGGYNAFTSNFEDLHGMKQLPGLAVQRLMAEGYGFAGEGDWKTAALDRLLKVMAHNVNTGFMEDYTYEMAAGQEAILQSHMLEVDPSLASNKPKVLVSPLGIGDREDPARLVFDGKAGEGVVVSMADFGTHYKLLINEVTAFEPTVPAPNLPVARVMWQVKPNFQDGVKAWIENGGGHHTVVSLNLTTDQIVSYAKLVGLDYVIIK; this comes from the coding sequence ATGTCAACAGTAAGTGCCAAGCAGTTCTGGTTTGTTGTAGGATCACAGCATCTGTATGGAGAAGAAGCCCTCGGTGAAGTTAAGGCACATGCACAGGAAATGACGGACGCCCTGAATAACAGCGGTGTTCTGCCTTACCCGATTGTCCTGCAGGACCTTGCTGTCAGCGCAGATAAAATCACTTCGATCATGAAGGAAGTCAACTATCGTGATGAGGTAGCGGGTGTAATTACCTGGATGCACACCTTCTCCCCGGCAAAAATGTGGATCCGCGGCACCAAGCTGCTGCAAAAGCCATTGCTGCACCTGGCTACGCAATATAATGAGAGCATTCCTTGGGCAACGCTGGATATGGACTTCATGAACCTGAACCAGGCTGCCCATGGCGACCGTGAATATGGCTTCATCAATGCCCGCCTGAAGAAACAGAACAAAGTTGTTGTAGGATACTGGGAACGTGCTGAAGTCCAGAAGCAAATTGCAGAATGGATGGACGTGGCAGTAGCTTATAACGAAAGCTTCAACATCAAAGTAGCCCGTTTCGGCGACAATATGCGTAACGTTGGTGTAACTGAAGGCGATAAGGTAGAAGCCCAGATTCAGTTCGGCTGGACTGTCGATTACTTCGGCATCGGCGACCTGGTTGCTTATGTAAACGAGGTTACAGAAGAAGAGACCGCTGCACTGTTCGCAGAATATGCGGAACAGTACGACTTTGATTATGGCTCATATGACAAGGAAGCATGGGAAGCCAGCGTTAAGGTTCAGGCCAGCTATGAAATTGCCCTTAAGCGTTTCCTGGATAATGGCGGCTATAATGCCTTCACTTCAAACTTCGAAGATCTGCACGGCATGAAGCAGCTTCCGGGTCTTGCAGTTCAGCGTCTGATGGCAGAGGGCTACGGCTTCGCCGGCGAAGGCGACTGGAAGACAGCGGCGCTTGACCGCTTGCTGAAGGTAATGGCCCACAACGTGAATACCGGATTCATGGAAGATTACACCTATGAAATGGCTGCAGGCCAAGAGGCTATTCTGCAGTCCCACATGCTTGAGGTAGATCCAAGCCTGGCCAGCAACAAGCCTAAGGTCCTTGTATCTCCGCTGGGTATCGGCGACCGTGAAGATCCTGCCCGTCTCGTATTTGACGGCAAGGCCGGCGAAGGTGTGGTTGTCTCCATGGCTGACTTCGGTACACACTACAAGCTGCTGATCAATGAAGTAACAGCCTTCGAGCCTACGGTTCCGGCTCCTAACCTTCCAGTGGCACGCGTAATGTGGCAGGTGAAGCCTAACTTCCAGGATGGGGTTAAAGCCTGGATTGAGAATGGCGGAGGCCACCACACCGTAGTTTCCCTGAACCTGACTACAGACCAGATCGTATCCTACGCTAAGCTGGTTGGCTTGGATTATGTAATTATTAAGTAA
- a CDS encoding glycoside hydrolase family 9 protein, translated as MNRTKKASAVLLTFAIASSMLASPSLIYAEQTAEVNYLPPGGENWNKLLDINIKDSGWGYGNTVTQEVYQEQAARKIETNDWWADQLVVNGWQSFDFSAYANGALEFDIAGSQGGENFRIGFRDVVHERPDGNGGFYKDNDVPEETNIDALVEVGAYTEVTTEWQHVSIPLNDIFSRDPLFDASKIQLLKITGDNAPITFWISNIKVTSPDTERSYAPIKFNQVGYLGYGEKYANVSGYYNELPAVAGTPFQVRKVSDNSIAYEGTLSLVAAYDELSGEKVLKADFSALTENGGYYITVDGVDVPSAAFTIGADVYDSLLTDVQKFFYYQRANVDLLPEHAGEFARTGLHKIDANLPLQSNPAITKDVSGGWWDAGDTGKYVTAAATAVSDLLWAYENYPQEFSDSQLNIPESGNGIPDLLDEIKVETDFFLKMQDPASGGFYAYVIREPEPKRFIMDGTGGTSIIPTAQTATTAGALAHAYNVFKNVPGLEEYADSLLDSAVRAWDYLELHPEFIAQPDGPYNDNEDLNDRFYAAAALYRATGEARYNDFVLANYAAFETKFMATDFSHGIGSLELIGFYHYLSSAAPNEEITAWFVPKYKEWRAAVIDTATNQAVWRNSTNKGFYWGANSNVAGVAVSLDIGSRIIGEHDERNIQVASGNLNYLLGVNPLQLSFITGYGENRVHITHHEIYMRDFITEMPNGYMPGGPNNTGKFNFPAKAYNQATVDWESNEQALNYNSPLTYLTAMLSDVQNQTFSESIQLEGSTSGKLSVGQSDKITASVKPDNTTFKRLQAASADPGIATVSNVTYSAATGLTEFTVTAVKTGQTVIHVRSLDGRIESTYSLDVIAGNITPDPEPEQPKPGQPEPEPEQPKPGQPDPVQTDSLASTTIAKTAPGTATGVVSLSQEVLKAAASKAAEGKITIPVETASGQTAVSIEIPGDWIRTLDTAAVQSVSLEVLGSAIELDQTYLKNLFKDGAKKLSISISIGTAEGLPDAVRALVKDQPVYDLKMSVDTAPAVWSGQQVTVKLPYKLQAGEHASQVVVYNVDNGLEIAMNGLYDAQSEKMVFQPEHFSKYSVVYADVSFKDIDTLPAAAGNAIRAIAARGVIAGKGSGQYDPQGKLTRAEFVQMLAKFLDLPGSAAFSKFTDVKEGTWYYSAVASAEKLGIVLGRSESTFGPLDLLTRQEMAVLLHRALLISGHTLQQNQLPVSAFSDQTAISAYAQQPVAALKQAGIVSADLNGSYGPRTQADRAEAAAILYNFLLSSQ; from the coding sequence ATGAATCGCACCAAAAAAGCTTCGGCCGTTTTGTTAACTTTTGCCATTGCTTCATCGATGCTGGCATCTCCATCGCTGATTTACGCGGAGCAGACTGCCGAAGTCAATTATCTCCCTCCGGGAGGCGAGAATTGGAACAAGCTGCTTGATATTAATATTAAAGATAGCGGCTGGGGTTACGGCAATACGGTTACCCAGGAAGTATATCAGGAGCAAGCGGCCCGTAAGATCGAAACTAACGACTGGTGGGCCGATCAGCTGGTAGTTAACGGCTGGCAGTCCTTTGATTTCAGCGCGTATGCGAATGGAGCCTTGGAGTTCGACATTGCCGGCAGTCAAGGCGGAGAGAACTTCAGGATTGGCTTCCGCGATGTCGTTCATGAAAGACCTGACGGCAATGGCGGCTTCTACAAGGACAATGATGTGCCGGAGGAGACCAATATTGATGCTCTGGTGGAGGTTGGCGCCTATACGGAGGTGACAACCGAGTGGCAGCATGTATCTATTCCGTTAAATGACATTTTCAGCAGAGATCCCCTCTTTGATGCAAGCAAGATCCAGTTATTGAAAATCACCGGTGATAATGCGCCCATCACCTTTTGGATTTCGAATATTAAAGTGACTTCTCCTGACACAGAGAGAAGCTATGCACCGATCAAGTTCAATCAGGTGGGCTACCTGGGTTATGGTGAGAAATACGCAAATGTAAGCGGATACTATAATGAGTTGCCAGCAGTTGCCGGCACACCTTTCCAGGTCAGAAAGGTCTCGGATAACAGTATTGCTTATGAGGGGACGCTTTCCCTTGTAGCCGCTTATGATGAGTTGTCCGGCGAAAAGGTGCTGAAGGCCGATTTCTCGGCGTTAACTGAGAACGGCGGCTATTATATTACAGTTGACGGGGTGGATGTTCCTTCCGCTGCGTTCACCATTGGCGCAGATGTATACGACAGCCTTCTGACAGACGTTCAGAAGTTCTTCTATTACCAGAGGGCCAACGTTGATCTGCTTCCTGAGCATGCAGGTGAATTTGCCCGCACCGGCCTGCACAAGATTGATGCCAATCTTCCGCTGCAGTCCAATCCGGCAATCACCAAGGATGTGTCCGGCGGCTGGTGGGATGCGGGGGATACCGGTAAATATGTAACTGCGGCTGCAACTGCAGTTTCCGATCTGCTATGGGCCTACGAGAACTATCCGCAAGAATTCTCCGACAGCCAGTTGAATATCCCGGAGAGCGGGAACGGCATTCCGGATTTGCTTGATGAAATCAAAGTTGAAACCGATTTCTTTTTGAAAATGCAGGATCCGGCATCCGGCGGTTTCTATGCCTATGTAATCCGCGAGCCTGAACCAAAGCGTTTCATTATGGACGGTACAGGCGGAACGAGTATTATTCCAACCGCCCAAACGGCTACAACGGCAGGTGCACTGGCCCATGCTTATAATGTCTTCAAGAATGTGCCCGGCTTAGAAGAATACGCCGATAGCCTGCTGGATTCCGCCGTGAGAGCCTGGGACTATCTGGAGCTGCATCCGGAATTTATCGCCCAGCCGGACGGGCCTTACAATGACAATGAAGATCTGAATGACCGGTTCTATGCGGCGGCTGCCCTGTATAGAGCTACAGGTGAGGCGCGGTACAACGATTTCGTGCTGGCCAACTATGCAGCATTCGAAACGAAATTTATGGCGACCGATTTCTCGCATGGGATCGGCAGCCTGGAATTGATCGGCTTTTATCATTATCTGAGCTCCGCTGCTCCAAATGAAGAAATTACAGCCTGGTTCGTACCCAAATACAAGGAATGGAGAGCTGCGGTTATTGATACCGCTACCAATCAGGCTGTATGGCGTAATTCTACGAACAAGGGATTCTACTGGGGAGCTAATTCCAATGTTGCCGGCGTAGCCGTCAGTCTGGATATCGGCAGCCGGATTATCGGTGAGCACGATGAACGCAACATTCAGGTTGCCAGCGGCAACTTGAATTACCTGCTGGGTGTTAATCCTCTGCAGCTCAGCTTTATTACGGGGTATGGCGAGAACCGTGTACACATTACCCACCATGAGATTTACATGCGAGACTTCATTACAGAAATGCCTAACGGTTATATGCCGGGAGGTCCGAACAATACCGGGAAGTTCAATTTCCCGGCCAAAGCATACAATCAGGCTACAGTTGACTGGGAGAGCAATGAGCAGGCACTGAATTATAATTCACCATTAACTTATTTGACCGCCATGCTATCCGATGTGCAGAATCAGACTTTCTCCGAAAGCATACAACTGGAGGGCAGCACAAGCGGAAAACTGTCCGTCGGCCAGTCTGACAAGATAACTGCATCTGTAAAACCGGATAACACCACCTTCAAAAGACTGCAGGCTGCTTCCGCTGACCCGGGCATCGCTACAGTCAGCAATGTCACTTACTCTGCGGCCACAGGCTTGACTGAATTCACTGTGACAGCCGTTAAGACAGGCCAGACCGTGATTCATGTCCGTTCCCTTGACGGCAGAATTGAGAGCACCTATTCATTAGATGTGATTGCCGGTAATATTACGCCTGATCCGGAGCCGGAACAGCCGAAGCCTGGGCAACCGGAGCCTGAGCCCGAGCAGCCGAAGCCTGGACAGCCCGACCCTGTGCAGACCGATTCGCTGGCAAGCACGACAATAGCGAAAACCGCACCGGGAACGGCAACCGGCGTAGTCTCTCTCTCACAAGAGGTTCTAAAGGCCGCGGCCAGCAAAGCTGCAGAGGGTAAAATCACGATTCCGGTTGAAACGGCAAGCGGCCAGACGGCCGTCAGTATAGAAATACCTGGTGACTGGATTCGCACACTGGATACGGCTGCCGTCCAGTCCGTCTCCCTTGAAGTGCTTGGCTCCGCCATTGAACTGGATCAGACCTATCTGAAGAACCTGTTCAAGGATGGTGCAAAAAAGCTCTCCATCAGCATTTCTATCGGTACTGCAGAAGGACTTCCGGATGCAGTGCGTGCCTTGGTCAAAGATCAGCCGGTATATGATTTGAAGATGAGTGTAGATACTGCTCCTGCAGTATGGTCCGGGCAGCAGGTGACGGTAAAGCTTCCGTATAAGCTGCAAGCCGGAGAGCATGCAAGCCAGGTTGTCGTCTACAACGTGGACAATGGTCTGGAGATTGCCATGAATGGCTTGTATGATGCACAGTCAGAGAAAATGGTGTTCCAGCCGGAGCATTTCAGTAAATATTCTGTGGTATACGCAGACGTTAGCTTCAAGGATATTGACACTCTGCCGGCAGCAGCAGGCAATGCCATCCGGGCAATTGCAGCCCGGGGTGTAATTGCCGGTAAGGGGTCAGGACAATACGATCCGCAGGGCAAGCTGACCCGAGCGGAATTCGTACAGATGCTGGCGAAGTTCCTGGATCTTCCAGGCTCTGCTGCCTTCAGTAAGTTTACCGATGTCAAAGAAGGCACATGGTATTATAGCGCCGTTGCTTCCGCCGAGAAGCTTGGCATTGTGCTCGGCAGAAGTGAGAGCACCTTCGGTCCCCTTGATCTTCTGACCCGCCAGGAGATGGCCGTTCTACTGCATCGTGCTCTTCTTATCAGCGGCCATACTCTGCAGCAGAATCAGCTGCCTGTATCAGCCTTCAGCGATCAAACAGCCATCTCTGCCTATGCACAGCAGCCTGTTGCGGCACTTAAGCAGGCCGGAATCGTCAGCGCGGATCTGAACGGAAGCTACGGCCCGCGGACTCAAGCAGACCGGGCAGAAGCAGCAGCGATCCTCTACAACTTCCTGCTTTCCAGCCAGTGA
- a CDS encoding amino acid permease, producing the protein MAQTELKRDLANRHVQLIAIGGTIGTGLFLGSGKAIQQAGPSIMLTYLIVGIAVFFVMRALGELLLSKAGYQSFTDIAEDYLGPRAAFITGWTYWFCWIMTAMADVIAVGVYVQYWFDIPQWIPAVICLVILLGLNLLTVKSFGELEFWFALIKVITILALIGLGIILLVIGFKTDAGSVTVRNLWEHGGVFPNGVKGFLFSFQMVVFAYVGVELVGVSAAETADPEKNIPSAINKIPLRILFFYVGALFVLLCVNPWTQLSPAESPFVRTFTLVGIPVAAGIINFVVLTSAASACNSGMFSTSRILYNLSRRDQASARLGKLNNNHVPANSLFLSTLVISAGALLSKLIPGQAFGIVTTISAICFIWVWGVVLVCHIKYKKNRGDLHAASKFKAPFTPFINYAVLTLFAAILVIMLIAEETRPALLFTPLWFILLFILYSVRSRKVKETQEIQEIPVSHS; encoded by the coding sequence ATGGCACAGACAGAATTAAAGAGAGACCTGGCCAACAGGCATGTACAGCTCATTGCTATTGGCGGCACGATAGGAACAGGATTATTCCTGGGCTCGGGGAAGGCGATCCAGCAGGCCGGCCCGTCCATTATGCTCACCTATTTAATCGTGGGGATCGCGGTGTTTTTTGTAATGCGGGCGCTGGGGGAGCTGCTGCTCTCCAAGGCGGGCTATCAGTCTTTTACAGACATTGCTGAGGATTATCTGGGTCCCCGGGCTGCATTCATTACCGGCTGGACCTACTGGTTCTGCTGGATTATGACGGCGATGGCCGATGTCATTGCGGTGGGCGTCTATGTACAATACTGGTTCGATATCCCGCAGTGGATACCGGCTGTGATCTGCCTAGTAATCCTATTAGGACTTAACCTGTTAACTGTCAAAAGCTTCGGCGAGCTCGAGTTCTGGTTTGCCTTAATTAAGGTTATCACCATCCTGGCCCTGATCGGCCTTGGGATCATTCTGCTGGTGATCGGATTCAAGACCGATGCTGGCTCAGTAACGGTCCGTAATCTGTGGGAGCATGGCGGCGTGTTCCCGAACGGGGTCAAAGGCTTCCTCTTTTCCTTCCAGATGGTTGTGTTTGCTTATGTCGGGGTGGAGCTTGTCGGGGTATCGGCGGCAGAAACGGCGGACCCGGAGAAAAATATCCCGTCAGCGATCAACAAGATCCCGCTGCGGATTCTCTTCTTCTATGTAGGCGCGCTCTTCGTATTGCTGTGCGTTAATCCGTGGACCCAGCTTAGCCCGGCGGAAAGCCCGTTTGTGCGCACCTTCACCCTGGTCGGCATTCCGGTAGCTGCCGGGATCATCAATTTCGTCGTGCTGACCTCGGCGGCGTCCGCCTGCAACAGCGGGATGTTCTCGACCAGCCGGATTCTGTATAATCTGAGCAGAAGAGACCAGGCATCGGCCCGGCTTGGCAAGCTGAACAACAATCATGTGCCGGCCAACTCGCTGTTCCTGTCTACGCTGGTGATTTCTGCGGGGGCGCTGCTCAGCAAGCTCATCCCGGGCCAGGCCTTCGGCATCGTTACCACAATCAGCGCCATCTGCTTCATCTGGGTCTGGGGTGTAGTGCTCGTCTGTCATATCAAATATAAGAAGAACCGCGGGGATCTGCATGCTGCCTCCAAGTTCAAGGCACCGTTTACACCGTTCATCAACTATGCCGTCTTAACGCTGTTTGCCGCCATTCTCGTCATTATGCTGATTGCAGAGGAGACGCGTCCGGCACTGCTGTTCACTCCGCTGTGGTTCATTCTCTTGTTCATCCTCTACTCGGTTAGAAGCCGGAAGGTTAAGGAGACACAGGAAATTCAAGAGATTCCGGTGAGCCATAGCTGA
- a CDS encoding histidine kinase, protein MNNSRRRPFKKIFKFSTKLIIALAAANILISVITGLITYRIHLSLFNKEISRQYYMTTEQILAQLDSRVNDMYRITDYITLNPSVSEAILDQNVKSGSFERMKVEQMLDKEMYQVRLDAPEIFAIRIYDLKDNILNLGSFSGQFHNLENDYLNEMLTRLEATGGEYVWSRPDKKDFQQQDRDNVVLAGRLMRSIELDTYGRMLILFNTSLFESHLKDLRIHENAEAYLFDEEGRLLYSLNSMEGQRTPVLADMPAEGILVREEQGESYMYTRQQSEKVGFTLVSKVSLTQIQSQSKVILQVAVASAFASLVFLGIIITVISRILLRPMGSLVRGMKHVREGRFDTRIEIRSKDELGYLGESFNNMTAHIETLIYEMYERTINEKEAELKAIQAQLNPHFLYNTLGMFFWKFYMLGDEKSARLITSLSEMLQYSLEPVQQMTTLRDEIKQIHNYLEIQKARYPDSLTAEIDIPEEMLDARVFRLLIQPIVENAFVHAFRNKKTGRRLRITGSLQPEGEGPGLSMVLEISDNGSGMTEETLGLILHPPQEPVNDKRSRIGTGSVIRRIELAYGDPYGVEFESEPGAGTLVRVKLPYRLLESEDI, encoded by the coding sequence ATGAATAACAGCAGACGGCGTCCCTTTAAAAAAATATTCAAATTCAGCACCAAGCTGATTATCGCCCTGGCGGCGGCCAATATCCTGATTTCTGTTATTACAGGTCTGATTACGTACCGTATTCATCTGTCCCTGTTCAACAAAGAGATCAGCCGCCAGTATTACATGACAACAGAACAGATTCTGGCCCAGCTGGATTCCAGAGTCAACGACATGTACCGGATTACAGATTACATTACCCTGAATCCTTCGGTTAGCGAAGCAATCCTGGATCAGAATGTGAAGTCGGGCTCCTTCGAGCGGATGAAGGTTGAACAAATGCTCGACAAGGAGATGTATCAGGTCCGTCTGGATGCACCGGAGATCTTCGCGATCCGGATCTACGATTTGAAGGATAATATTCTGAACCTCGGCTCATTCTCCGGCCAGTTTCATAATCTGGAGAATGATTATCTGAACGAAATGCTTACGAGACTGGAGGCAACCGGCGGGGAATATGTCTGGAGCCGGCCGGATAAGAAGGACTTCCAGCAGCAGGACAGGGATAATGTGGTGCTGGCCGGCCGGCTGATGCGCTCCATTGAACTGGATACCTATGGCCGGATGCTTATTTTGTTCAACACGTCGCTGTTTGAATCGCATCTGAAGGACCTGCGTATCCATGAGAATGCCGAAGCCTACCTGTTCGACGAAGAGGGCAGGCTGCTGTATTCACTGAACAGCATGGAAGGCCAGAGGACGCCCGTACTGGCGGATATGCCTGCGGAGGGAATTCTGGTCCGTGAGGAGCAGGGCGAATCCTATATGTATACAAGACAGCAGTCGGAGAAGGTCGGGTTCACTCTGGTAAGCAAGGTGTCACTGACGCAGATCCAGAGCCAGAGCAAGGTTATTCTTCAGGTCGCGGTTGCTTCGGCCTTCGCGAGCCTTGTCTTTCTCGGGATCATTATTACCGTGATCAGCCGGATTCTGCTGCGTCCGATGGGCAGCCTCGTGCGGGGAATGAAGCATGTGCGTGAAGGACGGTTTGATACCCGGATCGAGATCCGCAGCAAGGATGAGCTGGGTTATCTGGGCGAGAGCTTCAACAATATGACCGCGCATATCGAGACGCTGATCTATGAAATGTATGAACGGACAATCAATGAAAAAGAAGCTGAGTTAAAGGCGATCCAGGCCCAACTGAATCCGCATTTCCTATACAACACACTGGGGATGTTCTTCTGGAAATTCTATATGCTGGGCGATGAGAAATCAGCCCGCCTGATTACCAGCCTGTCCGAAATGCTGCAATATTCGCTGGAGCCGGTCCAGCAAATGACTACTCTGCGTGATGAGATCAAGCAGATTCATAACTATCTGGAGATTCAGAAGGCACGGTATCCGGATTCACTTACGGCTGAAATCGATATTCCTGAGGAGATGCTGGATGCCCGTGTATTCCGGCTGCTGATTCAGCCGATCGTGGAGAATGCGTTCGTGCATGCCTTCCGCAACAAGAAGACCGGCCGCCGGCTGCGGATTACCGGTTCCCTTCAGCCGGAGGGGGAAGGCCCGGGCTTGTCCATGGTGCTGGAGATCAGCGACAACGGCAGCGGGATGACGGAGGAGACCCTCGGGCTGATTCTGCATCCGCCGCAGGAGCCGGTGAACGATAAGCGCAGCCGGATCGGAACAGGGAGTGTTATCCGGCGGATTGAGTTAGCTTATGGCGATCCTTACGGAGTAGAATTCGAATCGGAGCCCGGCGCAGGTACGCTGGTGCGGGTGAAGCTGCCTTACCGGCTGCTGGAGAGTGAGGATATATGA